In the Alkaliphilus oremlandii OhILAs genome, one interval contains:
- a CDS encoding DUF2225 domain-containing protein yields the protein MEELLYDKDCKCPVCRHRFTTKKIRTRGLRIERREEDFNVIFKDINPNYYYIWVCPTCGYSATEKEFDNITSQQEDLISKSIRPKWKERSYGGVRTYSEAEESFKMALLIGQILNKSKSYMAGISLRLAWLYRETNNPKEITFLTHALELFEASYQTERIDEQGLDEVSLAYLNGELNRRVGRYKQAVRWYSITLDHPNIKNKRHLQIKAREQWQLAKEQNDEAKLNSN from the coding sequence ATGGAAGAATTACTTTATGATAAAGACTGCAAATGCCCTGTGTGCAGACATCGATTTACAACGAAAAAAATAAGAACAAGAGGTCTAAGAATTGAAAGAAGAGAAGAAGATTTTAATGTAATATTTAAAGATATCAACCCGAATTATTATTATATTTGGGTATGTCCCACCTGCGGATACAGTGCTACGGAAAAAGAATTTGATAATATAACCAGTCAGCAGGAGGACTTAATCAGTAAATCCATTCGGCCCAAATGGAAGGAAAGAAGTTATGGTGGTGTTAGAACCTATAGTGAAGCAGAAGAAAGCTTCAAAATGGCTTTATTGATCGGACAGATTCTAAATAAGTCAAAGAGCTATATGGCCGGAATCAGCCTAAGGCTGGCATGGCTTTACAGAGAAACAAACAATCCAAAAGAAATAACCTTTTTAACCCATGCCCTGGAGCTTTTTGAGGCCTCCTATCAAACCGAGCGGATTGATGAACAGGGGCTGGATGAGGTATCTTTAGCTTATTTAAATGGTGAGCTCAATCGGAGAGTTGGTCGATATAAGCAAGCCGTTAGATGGTATAGCATTACACTAGATCATCCCAATATCAAAAATAAAAGACATCTTCAAATAAAAGCACGAGAGCAATGGCAATTAGCAAAAGAGCAGAATGATGAAGCAAAGTTGAATTCAAACTAA
- a CDS encoding lipase family alpha/beta hydrolase encodes MSTTELNPIIFIPGLMGSIGGEILGTQVEWSFGVAGWFYRPFINELEKMGYEVNGNLWICYYDWRKGCEEIVDQFLMPILTEVKKKYPTQKVDLLCHSMGGVVGRTYIQGEGYLGNVRNFMCFGTPNRGNIEAYYLWSTGKIMKDKREKNLMDIIRSGYIWILTKILEIPLGADHIEELHHNFRGLGDLIPSQDYGDILCYKEDGETRFIPRKYTVYENPLLDRLNKEIISLKNGTENIYCFVGDGHSTWSALVLDKEVLLKDRKGCIKSTLRTKKGDGTVTVHSAKLEDAKLYVIEGSHTGILLKSIEYLEKIYNLNRSKGKKDSEIIEECPFGIILQRDMKVELKNEEAIIGKFENGRFTTEYDYIAQQFGKNYIWIMMRNLPKGKYSLAVEHPYGDGSHIFVCSPFMEKELSIHGGNVQCMNKFSFENL; translated from the coding sequence ATGAGTACTACAGAATTAAACCCAATTATATTTATTCCTGGATTGATGGGGTCCATCGGTGGAGAGATTTTAGGAACTCAGGTGGAGTGGAGTTTCGGCGTTGCTGGTTGGTTCTACCGCCCTTTTATCAACGAATTGGAGAAGATGGGGTATGAAGTAAACGGAAATCTATGGATTTGCTACTACGATTGGAGAAAAGGCTGTGAGGAGATTGTAGACCAATTTTTAATGCCCATCCTGACAGAAGTGAAGAAGAAATATCCAACTCAAAAAGTAGATTTGCTATGCCATAGTATGGGTGGTGTTGTAGGACGTACCTATATACAAGGAGAGGGATACTTAGGAAATGTTCGGAACTTTATGTGCTTTGGCACACCAAATCGAGGGAATATAGAAGCATATTATCTTTGGAGTACAGGCAAAATTATGAAAGATAAAAGAGAAAAAAATCTAATGGATATCATACGAAGCGGATATATTTGGATATTAACTAAAATATTAGAAATCCCTTTGGGTGCAGATCATATTGAAGAACTTCATCATAATTTCAGAGGTTTGGGTGATTTAATCCCATCTCAGGATTATGGAGATATTTTATGCTATAAAGAAGATGGAGAAACTCGATTTATTCCTAGGAAGTATACGGTATATGAGAATCCTCTACTGGATCGATTAAATAAAGAAATTATTTCTTTGAAAAATGGTACAGAAAATATCTATTGTTTTGTTGGAGATGGACATTCAACATGGTCAGCTTTGGTGCTGGATAAAGAAGTCTTGTTAAAGGATAGAAAGGGATGTATTAAGAGCACCCTCAGGACTAAAAAAGGGGATGGTACTGTAACGGTACACAGCGCTAAGCTAGAGGATGCTAAGCTATACGTAATAGAAGGAAGTCACACAGGAATACTACTGAAATCCATAGAATACTTAGAGAAGATCTATAATTTAAATAGGAGTAAGGGGAAAAAAGATTCAGAGATTATAGAAGAATGTCCATTTGGCATTATTCTTCAAAGGGATATGAAGGTAGAACTGAAGAATGAGGAAGCGATCATTGGTAAATTTGAAAATGGAAGATTCACCACAGAATACGATTATATTGCCCAACAATTTGGAAAAAACTATATTTGGATCATGATGCGAAACTTACCCAAGGGCAAGTACAGCCTAGCAGTAGAACATCCATATGGAGATGGCAGCCATATCTTTGTGTGTAGCCCATTTATGGAGAAAGAGTTGAGCATTCATGGGGGCAATGTACAATGTATGAACAAATTTTCATTTGAAAATCTCTAG
- a CDS encoding ABC transporter substrate-binding protein → MKKAKISVLIAVMLLMVTFVAGCSPKTVELPKNPVDNNGENVKSTAYPKEIVDSFGNTVTINEKPKKVVSVSPSQTEILFTLGLKDQIVGVSDYCDYPAEALEKEKIGSAFAVNVEKILELDPEIVFLYNEAVPEAIEQIKAAGIHVLIYSPETTEEIFNTISDLGSIMGVETKAEEIIHNMKAKKDEIVNKVKDLDKVRTFYQVWDEPLMTAGVGSFIHELITLAGGENVAVDGEGAYPQYSVEAMIEKNPQVYLAPAHTLENFTLSDKEAEELKSRIKSRPGYDTIDAVKNDRIELLEPNIVSRPGVRIIEALELIAKALHPEAF, encoded by the coding sequence ATGAAAAAAGCAAAAATTTCTGTTTTAATCGCGGTTATGCTCTTAATGGTAACCTTTGTAGCTGGTTGTTCACCAAAAACTGTAGAACTTCCCAAAAATCCCGTAGATAATAACGGAGAAAATGTTAAGAGTACAGCGTATCCTAAAGAAATTGTGGATAGCTTTGGAAATACTGTAACAATAAATGAGAAGCCAAAAAAGGTAGTTTCCGTTTCACCGAGTCAAACTGAAATTTTATTTACCTTGGGCTTAAAGGATCAAATTGTTGGAGTTTCAGATTACTGTGATTATCCTGCGGAAGCTTTGGAGAAAGAGAAAATAGGCAGTGCATTTGCAGTGAATGTAGAGAAGATATTAGAATTGGATCCAGAGATCGTGTTTTTATATAATGAAGCTGTACCGGAAGCCATTGAGCAGATAAAGGCTGCTGGAATTCATGTATTGATCTACTCTCCCGAAACGACGGAAGAAATCTTTAATACCATATCCGATTTAGGAAGTATTATGGGGGTAGAAACGAAGGCGGAAGAAATAATTCACAATATGAAAGCAAAAAAAGATGAAATTGTGAATAAAGTAAAAGATTTGGATAAGGTAAGGACATTTTATCAAGTTTGGGATGAACCATTGATGACTGCAGGGGTAGGCTCTTTTATCCATGAGTTGATTACTTTAGCAGGTGGAGAAAATGTTGCTGTGGACGGAGAAGGTGCATACCCTCAATATAGCGTGGAGGCCATGATAGAAAAAAATCCACAGGTTTATCTTGCACCAGCGCATACTCTTGAAAACTTTACCCTCAGTGATAAAGAAGCTGAAGAATTAAAGAGCAGGATCAAGTCAAGACCGGGATACGATACAATAGACGCCGTTAAAAATGATCGAATTGAGTTATTAGAACCAAATATCGTATCGAGACCAGGTGTTAGAATCATAGAAGCACTAGAATTAATTGCGAAAGCGCTACATCCAGAGGCGTTCTAG